The DNA sequence CCGGCCCCGTCAAGCCCGCCCGCACCCTCCCGGCCTGGGCCGAGATCCTCCTGATCGCCGCCGTCCTCGGCCTCGCGCTCACCGTCTTCACCTACGGCATCACCACCCCGTACCAGGAACTCTTCGTCGGCTTCCTGATCACCGCCGGATTCGGTGCCGCAGCGCTCAACAAGGCGGGCCTCTTCGCCCGCGTCACCGCCCTCACCACCCGCCACCGCAACGTCGCCCTCGTGGGCGCCTTCGCCGCCGCGGCCGCCTTCCCCCTCACCCAGACCGACGACCAGTACGCGAACCTCGGCGTCAACATCCTGATCTTCGCCACCGTCGCACTCGGCCTGAACATCGTCGTCGGCCTCACCGGCCTCCTCGACCTCGGCTACGTCGCCTTCCTCGGCGTCGGCGCCTACACCGCGGCCCTGGTCTCCGGCTCCCCGAACTCCCCCTTCGGCGTGCACTTCCCCTTCTGGGCCGCAATCCTGCTCGGCGCCGCCGCCTCCATGGTCTTCGGCGTCCTCATCGGAGCACCCACCCTGCGCCTGCGCGGCGACTACCTCGCCATCGTGACGCTCGGCTTCGGTGAGATCTTCCGCATCTCCATGAACAACCTCGACGGCACCTCCGGCCCCGACATCACCAACGGGCCCAACGGCATCGCCGGCATCCCGAACGTCAACCTCTTCGGATTCGACTTCGGCGCCACACACACCATCGCCGGATTCACCATCGGCCGCTTCGCGAACTACTTCCTGCTGATGCTGCTGATCACCCTCATCGTGATCCTCGTCTTCCGCCGCAGCGCGGAATCCCGCATCGGCCGCGCCTGGGTCGCCATCCGCGAAGACGAAACCGCCGCCGAAGCCATGGGCATCAACGGCTTCCGCGTCAAGCTCATCGCCTTCGCCCTCGGCGCCACCCTCGCAGGCCTCGCCGGAGCCGTCCAGGCACACGTCAGCTACACGGTCACCCCCGACCAGTACACCTTCGCCAACGCCGTGCCCCCGAACTCCGCGTTCCTGCTCGCCGCGGTCGTCCTCGGCGGCATGGGCACCATCTCCGGACCCCTCGTCGGCGGATCGCTGCTCTTCCTGATCCCCAACAAGCTCCAGTTCCTCGGCGAATACCAGCTCCTCGTCTTCGGCTTCGCCCTCATCGTCCTGATGCGCCTGCGCCCCGAAGGCATCATCCCCAACCGGCGCAACCAGCTCGAACTCCACGAGGACATGGAAGCGCCCACGGTTCTCGGCAAGGCAGGGGTCTGAACCCATGACGACCACCACCACCGACACGCCCCCCGCCACCACGGCGGAGACCGTCCTCGACGCACGCGGCGTCACGATGCGCTTCGGCGGCCTCACCGCCGTCAAGAACGTCGACCTGACCGTGCGCAGCGGCGAGATCGTCGGCCTCATCGGCCCCAACGGCGCCGGCAAGACCACCTTCTTCAACTGCCTCACCGGCCTCTACATCCCCACCGAGGGTGAAGTCCGGTACAAGGACAAGGTCCTGCCGCCCAAGTCGTACAAGGTCACCGCCGCCGGCGTCGCCCGCACCTTCCAGAACATCCGTCTCTTCAACAACATGACGGTCCTGGAAAACGTCCTCGTCGGACGCCACACCCGCACCAAGGTCGGCCTCTGGGCCTCCCTCCTGCGCCTCCCCAGCTTCGGCCGGGAGGAAGCGGCGAGCCGCGAGAAGGCCATGGAACTCCTCGAGTTCATCGGCCTCGCCCACAAGGCCGAGCACCTCGCCCGCAACCTCCCCTACGGAGAGCAGCGCAAGCTCGAAATCGCCCGCGCGCTCGCCAGCGACCCCGGCCTCATCCTCCTGGACGAGCCCACCGCCGGCATGAACCCGCAGGAGACCCGCGCCACCGAAGAACTCATCTTCGCCATCCGGGACCAGGGCATCGCCGTCCTCGTCATCGAGCACGACATGCGCTTCATCTTCAACCTCTGCGACCGCGTCGCCTGCCTCGTCCAGGGCGAAAAGCTCATCGAAGGCACCGCCGCCGAAGTCCAGGGCGACGAGCGCGTCATCGCCGCCTACCTCGGCGAACCCTTCGAAGGCGCCCCCGGCGCCGAAGAACTCGCCGAAGTCGAAGCAGCCGAAGCACACAGCGAGGCCGCACACGACGAGGCGGCCGCGGTCGCGGACGCGGCCGACGAGGCGACGGACAGCACGACCAGCGCGACCAGCACGGACGGAGAAGACCGGTGACCGCACTCCTCGAGGTCGAGGACCTCCGCGTCGCCTACGGCAAGATCGAAGCCGTCAAGGGCATCTCGTTCAGCGTCGACGCCGGCCAGATCGTCACCCTCATCGGCACCAACGGCGCCGGCAAGACGACGACCCTGCGCACCCTGTCGGGCCTGATCAAACCGCGCGGCGGCCAGATCAAGTTCCAGGGCAAGTCCCTCAAGAAGATCCCCGCGCACGACATCGTCGCGCTCGGACTCGCCCACTCCCCCGAGGGGCGGCACATCTTCCCGCGCATGACCATCGAGGACAACCTCCTCCTGGGCGCCTTCCTCCGCAAGGACAAGGACGGCATCCAGAAGGACGTCCAGCGTGCCTACGACCTCTTCCCGATCCTGGGAGAGCGCCGCAAGCAGGCCGCCGGCACCCTCTCGGGCGGCGAGCAGCAGATGCTCGCCATGGGCCGCGCGCTCATGTCCCGCCCGAAGCTGCTGATGCTCGACGAGCCCTCCATGGGCCTCTCGCCGATCATGATGCAGAAGATCATGGCGACCATCTCCGAGCTCAAGTCACAGGGCACCACCATCCTGCTGGTCGAGCAGAACGCCCAGGCGGCGCTCTCCCTGGCCGACCAGGGCCACGTGATGGAGATCGGCAAGGTCGTCCTGTCGGGCCCGGGCCGCGAGCTCCTGGTCAACGAGGACGTCCGCAAGGCGTACCTCGGCGAGGACTGAGCACCCTTCGCGTACGAGTGAGGCCCGCCTCCGGATCCAGGATCCGGAGGCGGGCCTCACTCGTTGCTGTGCTGGGGGCCTACTCGCCCTTGCCGGCGGCGGCCTTCTTCTCCTCGGCGTCCTCGATGACGGCCTCGGCGACCTGCTGCATGGACATGCGGCGGTCCATCGAGGTCTTCTGGATCCACCGGAAGGCGGCCGGCTCGGAGAGCCCGTACTGCGTCTGCAGGATGCTCTTCGCCCGGTCCACCAGCTTGCGCGTCTCCAGGCGGAGGGAAAGGTCGGCGACCTCCTTCTCCAGCGCGCGGAGCTCGGCGAAGCGGGACACGGCCATCTCGATGGCGGGGACGACGTCGCTCTTGCTGAAGGGCTTCACGAGGTACGCCATGGCCCCGGCGTCCCGCGCCCGCTCCACGAGATCCCGCTGCGAGAACGCGGTGAGCATCAGCACGGGGGCGATGGACTCCTCCGCGATCTTCTCGGCGGCGGAGATCCCGTCCAGGACGGGCATCTTCACATCAAGGATGACCAGGTCGGGACGGTGCTCCCGGGCCAGCTCGACGGCGGTCTGGCCGTCTCCGGCCTCACCGACAACGGCGTAGCCCTCCTCTTCGAGCATCTCCTTGAGGTCGAGACGGATGAGCGCCTCGTCCTCGGCGATGACGACGCGCGTCGTCAGCGGCGGAACGTGCGACTGGTCGGCGTCGGGCGTGGGCGTCGACTCGTGCTCGGCGGTCACGGGGGCTCCTTGGTGCAAGGCGATTCAGCTCCCCCGAGCCTACCTAGCTCCTGTATGTTTGTGACACGGAGGGTCTTAGGTATCCTTTGTTTCGAAGGGGCCCCGGTAGCCCAGCGGCAGAGGCCATGGATTCAAAACCCATTCAGCGTCGGTTCGAATCCGACTCGGGGCACTTCTCCTTCGTTTCCAAGGTCGCCAAGCGATTTTAGGATCTTCACTCGTCACAGTGAACGCAGCTTCGAATTGCGACTATCTGGACGAACAGCGGCGAAGCTCCCAAGCGTGGAGCACAATCCTTCGATACGCGAAGAAGCAGTCCTGCTGATGCGCCGGGGCGTGACCAATCGAGTGGTCGCCGAACACCTGGGCATACCGCGCGGCACCATCGGCTGGTGGCGGTCCGAGGACCGAAG is a window from the Streptomyces sp. NBC_01244 genome containing:
- a CDS encoding branched-chain amino acid ABC transporter permease, whose amino-acid sequence is MTNITADTANPENTVKTTAPAKGLIPLPEKTARALATAGGALTVVSAFLSWTWSTAFPGDLTYYGSPAGLQWLVLIGGALTALFGLASYGTKGLGWLTPAGADAAIKLAALAAFATTWYTVVSIVLELGLLADLEPGAGIAALVSLLAVIGAFGLPFERPALEGPDPDDTAWDKYKHEAGNRWTTFKAAFASGPVKPARTLPAWAEILLIAAVLGLALTVFTYGITTPYQELFVGFLITAGFGAAALNKAGLFARVTALTTRHRNVALVGAFAAAAAFPLTQTDDQYANLGVNILIFATVALGLNIVVGLTGLLDLGYVAFLGVGAYTAALVSGSPNSPFGVHFPFWAAILLGAAASMVFGVLIGAPTLRLRGDYLAIVTLGFGEIFRISMNNLDGTSGPDITNGPNGIAGIPNVNLFGFDFGATHTIAGFTIGRFANYFLLMLLITLIVILVFRRSAESRIGRAWVAIREDETAAEAMGINGFRVKLIAFALGATLAGLAGAVQAHVSYTVTPDQYTFANAVPPNSAFLLAAVVLGGMGTISGPLVGGSLLFLIPNKLQFLGEYQLLVFGFALIVLMRLRPEGIIPNRRNQLELHEDMEAPTVLGKAGV
- a CDS encoding ABC transporter ATP-binding protein, yielding MTTTTTDTPPATTAETVLDARGVTMRFGGLTAVKNVDLTVRSGEIVGLIGPNGAGKTTFFNCLTGLYIPTEGEVRYKDKVLPPKSYKVTAAGVARTFQNIRLFNNMTVLENVLVGRHTRTKVGLWASLLRLPSFGREEAASREKAMELLEFIGLAHKAEHLARNLPYGEQRKLEIARALASDPGLILLDEPTAGMNPQETRATEELIFAIRDQGIAVLVIEHDMRFIFNLCDRVACLVQGEKLIEGTAAEVQGDERVIAAYLGEPFEGAPGAEELAEVEAAEAHSEAAHDEAAAVADAADEATDSTTSATSTDGEDR
- a CDS encoding ABC transporter ATP-binding protein; translated protein: MTALLEVEDLRVAYGKIEAVKGISFSVDAGQIVTLIGTNGAGKTTTLRTLSGLIKPRGGQIKFQGKSLKKIPAHDIVALGLAHSPEGRHIFPRMTIEDNLLLGAFLRKDKDGIQKDVQRAYDLFPILGERRKQAAGTLSGGEQQMLAMGRALMSRPKLLMLDEPSMGLSPIMMQKIMATISELKSQGTTILLVEQNAQAALSLADQGHVMEIGKVVLSGPGRELLVNEDVRKAYLGED
- a CDS encoding ANTAR domain-containing response regulator; the encoded protein is MTAEHESTPTPDADQSHVPPLTTRVVIAEDEALIRLDLKEMLEEEGYAVVGEAGDGQTAVELAREHRPDLVILDVKMPVLDGISAAEKIAEESIAPVLMLTAFSQRDLVERARDAGAMAYLVKPFSKSDVVPAIEMAVSRFAELRALEKEVADLSLRLETRKLVDRAKSILQTQYGLSEPAAFRWIQKTSMDRRMSMQQVAEAVIEDAEEKKAAAGKGE